In the Syngnathus scovelli strain Florida chromosome 8, RoL_Ssco_1.2, whole genome shotgun sequence genome, one interval contains:
- the abcb11a gene encoding bile salt export pump isoform X1, translated as MRSDNMKKTMKFTLPTDIANQKNGDEKKQKKEQNTLSVGYFQLFRFATWKEIAMMVVGSVCALIHGAAPPLMLLVYGMMTNTFVLYELEVQELKDPNKTCQDDIIHWINGSVYEPDENVTVACGVDIEAQMTLFAYYYIGIGVGVLFLSYFQIGLWVSAAARQTLRIRKIYFRKVMQMEIGWFDCISVGELNTRLSDDINKLNNAIADQASFFIERVSTFVFGFMVGFIGGWKLTLVVIAVSPLIGVAAGLMAMAVASLTGRELKAYAKAGAVADEVLSSIRTVAAFGGEDKETNRYDQNLVEAQNWGIKKGTIIGIFQGYLWCIIFLTFALAFWYGSQLVIDTKELSPGTLIQVFFGVLIAAINLGQASPCLEAFASGRAAAKTIFETIDRESEINCMSDEGHKLDRVKGDIEFHNVTFHYPSRPEVMILNKLSVQVKADETTAFVGPSGSGKSTAVQLIQRFYDPKEGTVTLDGHDIRSLNIKWLRSLIGIVEQEPVLFATTIADNIRFGKPGVPMEEVIRAAKEANAYNFIMDLPQKFDTLVGEGGGQMSGGQKQRIAIARALIRNPKILLLDMATSALDNESEAVVQKALDKVRVGRTTISIAHRLSTIRKADVIVGFERGRAVEKGTHGELLKKEGVYFTLVTLQNHGVSDATNVAAGKVAAEEILETKTRTFSRGSCRMSKRSSLRLRSHSNLSSDFGPDTVSTSLRILSSQTITPDLPEYEDEEDEHLEPAPISRILKYNQSEWPYMLLGSLGAAINGSVNPIYALLFSEILGTFALADVNEQKRQINGICILFCIVAVTSIFSQYLQGYAFAKSGELLTRRLRKLGFQAMLRQDIGWYDDFRNSPGALTTRLATDASMVQGATGSQIGMIVNALTNIGASFIIAFYFSWKLALVILCFLPFIGLSGLFQAKMLTGFANEDKKAMEEAGQVSGEALANIRTIAGLAKESSFVESYDEKLECPYKSAKKRANIYGLFFGLSQSVIFMAYAASFRYGGYLVNAEGLQYVIVFRVISTVVISGTALGKASSFTPDYAKAKTAAAHLFKLLDQRPKISTSSTDGDKWVWRLNERNVVEMFAKSCLALLHQENFKGEIEFVNCEFTYPSRPDVRVLKGLTVSVKPGQTLAFVGSSGCGKSTSVQLLERFYDPDQGKVLIDNRPSQSVNVPFLRSRIGIVSQEPVLFDCSIAENIQYGDNTRSVSMEEIVAAAKQAYLHDFVMTLPDKYKTQVGAQGSQLSRGQKQRIAIARAIVRNPQILLLDEATSALDTESEKIVQSALDNARKGRTSIVIAHRLSTIQNADIIAVMSNGVVIEQGTHDELMAKTGAYHKLVTTGAPIS; from the exons ATGAG GTCAGACAACATGAAGAAAACTATGAAATTTACACTACCGACAGACATAG CGAATCAAAAGAATGG GGATGAGAAGAAACAGAAGAAAGAACAGAATACGCTCAGTGTTGGATACTTTCaactg TTCCGATTTGCCACTTGGAAGGAGATTGCCATGATGGTGGTGGGGAGCGTGTGCGCGCTCATCCACGGCGCTGCCCCGCCTCTCATGCTTTTGGTGTACGGTATGATGACCAACACGTTTGTGCTCTATGAGTTAGAGGTGCAAGAACTGAAAGACCCAAATAAAACCTGCCAGGATGACATCATTCACTGGATAAACGGCTCCGTTTACGAGCCGGATGAAAACGTTACTGTTGCCTGTGG GGTTGATATCGAAGCCCAGATGACTCTGTTTGCGTACTACTATATTGGAATCGGAGTTGGAGTTCTCTTTCTTAGTTACTTTCAA ATTGGTCTCTGGGTGTCGGCCGCCGCCAGACAAACTCTGAGAATCCGAAAGATTTATTTCCGGAAAGTCATGCAAATGGAGATTGGATGGTTTGACTGCATCTCCGTCGGTGAACTCAACACAAGATTATccga TGATATCAACAAGCTCAATAACGCCATCGCCGACCAGGCGTCTTTCTTTATCGAGAGGGTCTCCACCTTCGTGTTTGGCTTCATGGTGGGCTTCATCGGCGGCTGGAAGTTAACGTTGGTGGTCATCGCTGTGAGCCCTCTGATTGGTGTTGCTGCCGGACTCATGGCAATG GCTGTGGCTAGTCTAACGGGACGAGAGCTAAAGGCATACGCAAAAGCGGGAGCTGTGGCTGATGAGGTCCTGTCGTCTATTCGAACGGTGGCGGCGTTTGGTGGTGAAGACAAAGAAACTAATAG ATATGACCAAAACCTTGTGGAAGCCCAAAACTGGGGCATCAAAAAGGGCACGATTATCGGAATCTTCCAAGGATATCTATGGTGCATCATTTTCCTGACTTTCGCTTTGGCCTTTTGGTATGGATCCCAGCTGGTCATCGACACAAAGGAGCTCTCTCCCGGGACTCTTATTCAG GTGTTTTTCGGAGTCTTGATCGCAGCAATAAATTTGGGTCAGGCCTCGCCTTGTCTGGAGGCTTTTGCTTCAGGTCGGGCAGCTGCAAAGACCATCTTTGAAACTATCGACAGG GAATCGGAAATCAATTGCATGTCCGACGAGGGTCATAAATTAGACCGAGTGAAAGGCGACATTGAGTTCCATAACGTGACCTTCCACTACCCATCCAGACCTGAAGTCATG ATTTTAAACAAACTCAGCGTGCAAGTGAAAGCGGACGAAACCACCGCTTTCGTTGGACCCAGCGGCTCGGGAAAAAGCACGGCCGTTCAGCTCATCCAAAGGTTTTATGACCCAAAGGAAGGCACG GTGACTTTGGACGGTCACGACATCCGAAGTTTAAACATCAAGTGGCTCCGCTCGCTTATCGGCATTGTGGAGCAGGAGCCGGTGCTGTTTGCCACAACCATCGCGGACAACATTCGCTTTGGGAAACCGGGAGTCCCTATGGAGGAAGTCATCCGAGCGGCAAAAGAGGCCAATGCTTATAATTTCATCATGGATCTTCCACAG AAATTCGATACTTTGGTGGGTGAGGGTGGAGGTCAGATGAGCGGAGGGCAGAAGCAGAGGATCGCCATCGCTCGAGCTCTGATTCGGAATCCCAAGATCCTGCTCTTGGATATGGCCACGTCAGCTCTGGACAACGAGAGCGAAGCTGTTGTCCAGAAGGCTTTGGACAAG GTGCGGGTGGGCAGGACCACGATTTCTATCGCCCACCGTCTTTCCACGATCAGGAAAGCGGACGTCATCGTCGGATTTGAACGTGGGCGGGCTGTGGAAAAAGGAACCCACGGTGAGCTCCTGAAAAAGGAAGGCGTCtacttcactttggtcaccctgCAGAACCACGGCGTATCAGACGCAACCAATG TCGCTGCCGGCAAAGTTGCTGCTGAGGAAATCcttgaaacaaaaacaaggaCTTTTAGCCGAGGCAGCTGCAGGATGAGTAAAAG GAGCTCGCTTCGACTGCGATCTCACAGCAACTTGTCCAGCGATTTTGGGCCCGACACCGTCTCAACCAGCCTGAGGATCCTTTCGAGCCAGACCATCACGCCAGATCTT CCGGAGTACGAGGATGAGGAAGACGAACATCTCGAACCGGCCCCCATTTCCCGCATCTTGAAGTACAACCAATCAGAGTGGCCCTACATGCTGCTGGGCTCGCTTGGGGCTGCCATCAACGGCTCGGTCAACCCAATCTATGCTTTGCTCTTCAGCGAAATTCTGGGG ACGTTTGCTTTAGCGGACGTCAATGAGCAGAAGCGGCAGATCAATGGTATCTGCATTCTCTTTTGCATTGTGGCCGTGACCAGCATCTTCTCGCAATATTTACAG GGTTATGCCTTTGCCAAGTCTGGTGAGCTACTAACACGTCGTCTAAGGAAATTAGGCTTCCAGGCCATGCTGAGACAAGACATCGGCTGGTACGATGATTTCCGAAACAGCCCCGGAGCGCTGACCACCAGACTGGCCACCGATGCCTCTATGGTTCAGGGT GCTACAGGATCCCAAATCGGCATGATCGTCAATGCCCTGACCAACATCGGAGCCTCTTTCATCATCGCCTTCTACTTCAGTTGGAAGTTAGCCTTGGTCATCTTGTGCTTCTTGCCGTTCATCGGGCTCTCTGGGCTCTTTCAAGCCAAAATGTTGACCGGTTTTGCAAATGAAGATAAGAAAGCAATGGAGGAGGCTGGCCAG gtttccGGTGAAGCTCTTGCCAACATCCGAACGATCGCAGGCTTGGCCAAAGAGAGCTCATTTGTGGAATCCTATGATGAAAAACTCGAGTGTCCATATAAATCTGCCAAGAAGCGCGCCAACATCTACGGGCTCTTTTTCGGCTTGTCCCAGTCCGTCATCTTCATGGCTTACGCCGCCTCCTTTCGATATGGAGGCTACCTTGTCAACGCTGAGGGGCTGCAATACGTTATCGTTTTCCG GGTGATATCGACAGTCGTCATCAGCGGGACCGCACTGGGCAAAGCTTCGTCTTTCACTCCAGATTACGCCAAAGCCAAGACGGCCGCCGCTCATCTCTTCAAACTTTTGGATCAAAGGCCTAAAATCAGCACAAGCAGCACAGATGGAGACAAATGGGTTTGGAGATTAAACGAAAGAAATGTGGTGGAAATGTTTGCCAAATCCTGTCTTGCTCTTCTCCACCAGGAAAACTTCAAGGGCGAAATAGAGTTTGTGAATTGCGAATTCACCTATCCGTCCCGTCCGGATGTTCGCGTGTTGAAAGGCTTGACGGTATCGGTGAAGCCAGGTCAGACGTTGGCATTCGTGGGCAGCAGCGGCTGTGGCAAAAGCACCAGTGTTCAACTGTTGGAAAGGTTCTACGACCCGGACCAAGGCAAAGTG CTGATCGACAACCGCCCgtctcagtcagtgaacgtgcctTTCCTGAGATCTCGGATCGGCATCGTGTCCCAGGAGCCCGTTTTGTTTGACTGCAGCATAGCCGAGAATATTCAGTATGGGGACAACACGCGGAGCGTCAGCATGGAGGAAATTGTGGCGGCGGCCAAACAAGCCTATCTTCATGACTTTGTGATGACGCTACCAGAT AAATACAAAACCCAGGTTGGCGCGCAAGGCTCCCAGCTATCAAGAGGGCAGAAACAACGTATTGCCATTGCCCGGGCCATCGTCAGGAACCCCCAAATCCTGCTTCTAGATGAGGCCACCTCTGCTCTGGACACCGAGAGCGAGAAG ATTGTCCAGTCAGCTCTGGATAACGCGAGGAAAGGTCGAACCAGCATCGTCATTGCTCACCGGCTCTCCACCATTCAGAATGCTGACATCATCGCAGTGATGTCAAATGGCGTCGTCATCGAACAAGGCACTCATGATGAACTCATGGCCAAGACTGGCGCTTATCACAAATTGGTCACAACTGGAGCTCCCATCAGCTAG